From a single Microbacterium terrisoli genomic region:
- a CDS encoding MFS transporter, with protein MPGERDGAIGEVTTETGTVVHITPKELRHIAAAAFVGTALEWYDYFLFGTAAAIVFNRLFFSALNPTAAVLAALATFGVGFAARPIGAFLFGIIGDRVGRRPTLIMTIIFIGTATGLIGVLPTYVDVGILAPTLLVLLRLFQGLAVGGEWGGATTIAIEHAPAKRRARYAALVQVGSPAGTLLSSGVFALVLLLPPEVFDAWGWRLAFLAAFPMLLVALWIRLKVEESPVFKELVRLDKRAKVPALDVFTKSWRRLIVAVAAAFLGVGGFYVMNTFVVSYVTNTLGGDRQIVVNATLIAAVVQIAVILVFGRVAEKIGPGRVTFWGGIATAVAAWPLFALIDTNSPVAITLAVTVGIGLLTITYAVTGALLTELFPAEQRYSGVSLGYNIAGALSGFLPFLATWLINASGTTASWPAVVILVVISLITAVGGIVGERLRVKDQAIVYED; from the coding sequence ATGCCCGGTGAACGCGACGGCGCGATCGGCGAGGTGACGACCGAGACCGGCACGGTCGTCCACATCACACCCAAGGAATTGCGGCACATTGCCGCCGCGGCATTCGTGGGGACCGCTCTTGAGTGGTACGACTACTTCCTGTTCGGGACGGCAGCGGCGATCGTCTTCAACAGGCTGTTCTTCTCGGCGCTGAATCCGACGGCTGCGGTGCTGGCCGCGTTGGCGACGTTCGGCGTCGGTTTCGCCGCACGGCCCATCGGGGCATTCCTGTTCGGAATCATCGGCGACCGGGTCGGACGCCGGCCGACGCTCATCATGACGATCATCTTCATCGGCACTGCGACCGGTCTGATTGGTGTTCTGCCCACTTATGTGGATGTCGGCATCCTCGCGCCCACGCTGCTGGTGCTGTTGCGACTCTTCCAAGGCCTCGCGGTCGGCGGTGAGTGGGGCGGCGCGACCACGATCGCGATCGAGCACGCGCCGGCGAAGCGGCGGGCTCGTTATGCCGCGCTCGTCCAGGTCGGTTCGCCCGCAGGAACGCTCCTGTCATCGGGTGTGTTCGCGCTGGTGCTGCTGCTCCCGCCGGAGGTCTTCGACGCGTGGGGATGGCGGCTGGCGTTCCTCGCCGCGTTCCCGATGCTGCTGGTAGCGCTCTGGATTCGGCTCAAGGTCGAGGAGTCGCCGGTGTTCAAGGAACTTGTGCGGCTGGACAAGCGCGCGAAGGTTCCTGCGCTGGATGTGTTCACGAAGTCGTGGCGTCGGCTGATCGTTGCGGTCGCGGCGGCGTTCCTCGGTGTCGGCGGCTTCTACGTGATGAACACGTTCGTGGTCAGCTATGTGACCAACACCCTCGGTGGCGACAGGCAGATCGTCGTCAATGCGACACTGATCGCGGCCGTGGTGCAGATCGCCGTGATCCTGGTGTTCGGCCGAGTTGCCGAGAAGATCGGCCCCGGGCGCGTCACCTTCTGGGGCGGAATTGCCACGGCCGTGGCCGCCTGGCCGCTGTTCGCACTGATCGACACGAACTCACCGGTGGCGATCACGCTCGCCGTCACGGTGGGTATCGGGCTCTTGACCATTACCTACGCAGTAACCGGCGCGTTGCTGACTGAGCTCTTCCCGGCCGAGCAGCGCTACTCCGGCGTCTCGCTCGGCTACAACATCGCGGGGGCGCTCTCCGGATTCCTGCCCTTCCTCGCCACCTGGTTGATCAACGCCAGTGGCACCACCGCATCGTGGCCCGCCGTCGTGATCCTGGTCGTCATTTCGCTGATCACCGCGGTTGGCGGGATCGTGGGCGAGCGCCTGCGGGTGAAGGACCAGGCCATCGTCTACGAGGACTGA
- a CDS encoding IclR family transcriptional regulator, with amino-acid sequence MSTVEAPAPAAEYGYAIESVENAAKTLLMLRDHATIRAIDVATQLGVARSTAHRMVSTLAIAGLLQRGPNGKSYIAGPALIELGLAVTDAATGVRPLIQPILTQLALETGETAHFLVREADQVLFEAVAEGTYIVRSASRVGSRLPAHTTSAGKCLLASLPPDELRALYPEDLPLTGGTDDAIHARAVLLDELAAVAQRGWATNAGESEPSLYAVSVPVPGRNGTLIGAITISGPADRLQPRTEETVAQLQAAVARLQVQLAGARG; translated from the coding sequence ATGAGCACTGTCGAAGCGCCCGCGCCTGCGGCGGAATACGGCTACGCGATCGAATCGGTCGAGAACGCCGCGAAGACGCTGCTGATGCTGCGCGACCATGCCACGATCCGAGCGATCGATGTGGCCACGCAGCTCGGCGTCGCTCGGTCGACAGCGCACCGCATGGTGTCCACGCTCGCCATCGCGGGCCTGCTCCAACGAGGTCCCAACGGCAAGTCGTACATCGCCGGCCCAGCGCTGATCGAACTCGGGCTCGCAGTCACGGACGCGGCGACCGGTGTGCGTCCGTTGATCCAGCCGATCTTGACGCAACTCGCCTTGGAGACCGGCGAGACGGCACACTTCCTGGTGCGGGAAGCAGATCAGGTGCTCTTCGAAGCGGTGGCGGAGGGCACCTATATCGTCCGCTCCGCCTCGCGCGTGGGGTCTCGCCTTCCTGCACACACGACCTCGGCGGGCAAGTGCCTTCTGGCATCGTTGCCGCCCGACGAACTCCGCGCTCTCTACCCGGAGGATCTGCCGCTCACAGGCGGCACCGATGACGCCATCCATGCGCGCGCTGTACTGCTGGACGAACTCGCCGCCGTCGCCCAACGCGGATGGGCCACGAACGCGGGCGAAAGCGAGCCGAGCCTGTATGCGGTGAGCGTTCCCGTGCCGGGGCGCAATGGCACGCTGATCGGTGCGATCACGATCTCGGGGCCGGCCGATCGGCTGCAACCCCGCACCGAGGAGACGGTCGCGCAGCTGCAGGCGGCGGTCGCCCGCTTGCAGGTGCAGCTCGCCGGCGCCCGCGGCTGA
- a CDS encoding amidohydrolase produces the protein MHIDLIISHARIRTGWSQRPTASAVGVWQGLIVGFDEQLHGMTAEIEVDARGAFMMAGFNDAHAHSVWYGQTLSETDLTGAADRSQVYEKIAQESGDDSDDSDGSAWLIAAGFDPLALEAPLELDALDRAARGRPLLIKHASGHAYTVNGVALEAVGIGRYPHARVDGGVIATDEEGRATGLLEENAMRPVQDVLQPDPLLEISRALDRATTAYARQGLTSVTDAGVGGGWIGHSPREFAAYQDARERRTLSTRTQAMIASDVFHPIRGHRTEEAFAGLDAGIRCGLGDDRLQIGPMKLFVDGSLLGGTAAVTEPYCGHDSGHGYLQGDPDAMAATITGAVHAGWAIATHAIGDRGLDLALDMLERATAESHRTPPMPHRIEHGGVVRPDQLPRIKSLGAALVPQPMFIAAYGDGMAEKLGDRRTLLSYPAASVLRAGITLPGSSDRPVAEGAPLRVIQSFVERTTQTGRDYGPDERITVDQALSAYTTGSARATGWAACKGHLAPGMLADFVVLSADPRHVPTDAIGRIGVLSTWVGGECTFTAEQPMTG, from the coding sequence ATGCACATCGATCTGATCATCTCCCACGCTCGCATCCGTACCGGGTGGTCGCAGCGGCCGACCGCGAGCGCCGTCGGTGTGTGGCAGGGGCTGATCGTGGGCTTCGACGAACAGCTCCATGGGATGACCGCCGAGATCGAGGTGGATGCGCGTGGCGCCTTCATGATGGCCGGCTTCAACGACGCCCATGCGCACAGCGTCTGGTACGGGCAGACTCTGTCTGAAACAGACCTGACGGGTGCAGCTGACCGATCGCAGGTGTACGAGAAGATCGCGCAGGAATCCGGGGATGACTCCGATGATTCGGATGGCTCCGCCTGGCTCATCGCGGCCGGCTTCGACCCTCTGGCCCTCGAGGCCCCGCTCGAGTTGGACGCTCTCGACCGTGCGGCGCGCGGCCGGCCGCTGCTGATCAAGCACGCCTCCGGCCACGCCTACACCGTGAACGGCGTCGCATTGGAGGCTGTCGGCATCGGGCGCTACCCGCACGCACGCGTCGACGGCGGTGTCATCGCCACCGACGAGGAGGGGCGCGCGACCGGGCTGCTCGAAGAGAACGCGATGCGGCCCGTGCAAGACGTACTGCAGCCAGACCCCCTGCTCGAGATATCGCGGGCGCTCGACCGCGCGACCACCGCGTATGCGCGTCAGGGTCTGACGTCGGTGACGGATGCCGGGGTCGGCGGGGGCTGGATCGGCCACAGCCCTCGTGAGTTCGCCGCCTATCAGGACGCTCGGGAACGCAGGACACTCTCCACACGAACCCAGGCGATGATCGCCTCGGACGTGTTCCACCCGATCCGCGGGCACCGCACCGAGGAAGCGTTCGCTGGACTCGATGCCGGCATTCGCTGCGGCCTCGGCGATGACCGACTGCAGATCGGACCCATGAAACTGTTCGTCGACGGATCGCTGCTCGGCGGCACGGCGGCCGTGACTGAGCCGTATTGCGGGCACGACTCGGGCCACGGCTACCTTCAGGGCGACCCCGATGCCATGGCCGCGACAATCACCGGGGCGGTGCACGCCGGCTGGGCGATCGCCACGCACGCGATCGGCGACCGCGGCCTCGATCTCGCGCTCGACATGCTGGAGCGCGCCACGGCGGAATCACATCGCACACCACCGATGCCGCACCGAATCGAGCACGGGGGCGTCGTTCGGCCCGACCAGCTGCCTCGCATCAAGAGTCTCGGGGCGGCGCTGGTCCCACAGCCGATGTTCATCGCGGCGTACGGCGACGGCATGGCCGAGAAGCTCGGAGACAGACGCACTCTCTTGTCCTACCCCGCGGCGTCCGTCCTGCGCGCCGGAATCACCCTCCCCGGCAGCAGCGACCGCCCGGTCGCCGAGGGTGCGCCGCTTCGCGTCATCCAGTCGTTCGTCGAACGCACGACGCAGACCGGTCGGGATTACGGACCCGACGAACGCATCACAGTCGATCAGGCGCTCTCCGCGTACACGACCGGTTCGGCGCGCGCGACCGGGTGGGCTGCGTGCAAGGGCCACCTTGCCCCTGGGATGCTCGCGGACTTCGTCGTGCTCTCCGCCGACCCACGTCACGTGCCGACCGACGCCATCGGCCGGATCGGCGTGCTGAGCACCTGGGTCGGCGGCGAATGCACGTTCACGGCCGAGCAGCCGATGACCGGATGA
- a CDS encoding VOC family protein, with product MAWGVISDMGSVTIRTSDIETSVRDAVGILGLTEVGRDGRSVHLAAVGDRAELTYVAAEEDGLERLGLVAPTLDGLHEVRRRIEHEGLPVLSTTPSQPGIEDAFTFLGPEGFAFEVVVRPGTGPAQPVGFGPKRYGHFNFHPQDHRRMVAFLTEVLDFRVSDVIGTGGSIGYFLRCSTEHHGIALVGGRGTLHHHAWETQSFVDLAKLGDRLHAHGRELLWAPVRHGAGQNLAAYYLEHSGNVVELYTDMEHIYDDDRPPVEWPDGKVWWNEWSTQSGFLPEGFRDHGLAPVAKH from the coding sequence ATGGCGTGGGGTGTCATCTCCGACATGGGGTCGGTCACGATCCGCACGTCCGACATCGAGACCTCGGTTCGTGATGCCGTGGGCATCCTCGGGCTCACCGAGGTGGGGCGAGACGGCCGCAGCGTGCACCTCGCCGCTGTCGGCGACCGGGCTGAGCTCACCTACGTGGCCGCAGAAGAGGACGGCTTGGAACGGCTCGGACTGGTGGCGCCGACGCTCGATGGTCTGCACGAGGTGCGGCGTCGCATCGAGCACGAAGGCCTGCCGGTGCTCTCCACGACCCCGAGCCAGCCGGGCATCGAAGACGCCTTCACCTTCCTGGGGCCGGAGGGGTTCGCGTTCGAGGTCGTCGTGCGTCCAGGGACCGGGCCGGCGCAGCCGGTGGGCTTCGGGCCGAAGCGCTACGGACATTTCAACTTCCATCCGCAGGACCACCGTCGGATGGTGGCGTTCCTCACCGAGGTTCTCGACTTCCGGGTGTCGGATGTGATCGGCACCGGCGGCTCTATCGGCTACTTCCTGCGCTGCAGCACCGAGCACCACGGCATCGCCCTGGTCGGCGGCCGGGGCACGCTGCATCACCACGCGTGGGAGACGCAGAGCTTCGTCGACCTCGCCAAGCTCGGGGACCGGCTGCACGCTCATGGTCGTGAGTTGCTGTGGGCGCCGGTGCGTCACGGTGCAGGCCAGAACCTCGCCGCGTACTACCTCGAGCATTCAGGCAATGTCGTCGAGCTCTACACCGACATGGAGCACATCTACGATGACGACCGCCCGCCGGTCGAGTGGCCCGACGGCAAGGTCTGGTGGAACGAGTGGAGCACGCAGAGCGGCTTTCTGCCCGAAGGCTTCCGCGACCACGGCCTCGCCCCCGTGGCCAAGCACTGA
- a CDS encoding helix-turn-helix domain-containing protein — protein MGDDQIDVHGTARLLVAPSSAPHIHYICAGSHVQWTFAARWGGVIVKLSNLRVEEDVAMGTDAADWTRLIDRLDEAIPRVAEDYLTEFAARGLYPVGAVSDEDLRATAEQTLRMLVHRLDDRGSGQTATDLVHSLGERRARQGVPLDTLTEAVRLDLLVIWRWLREFAGDKYTVLVADRFEVIFEVLDRYVLEVQTSFLREQAALERDSRRATERDLSRLFSSIPPTASVVERAASATGIDAAQRLDLAVFDEQKSGGALERIERAIASGAACTYTYDGALCVFWRHDAPPFDVASIQPVGGLLVKELDGLAQVPLVARTLRDALHALGPLEVLTPFASAWPAVVADHIMTVLPSFIPSALAGLDGTGAYERERLVTTVRSYMQTGSIKETAEAVFCHRNTVVNRLSTFTRLTGLDVTVPEQAALALVALQTIPD, from the coding sequence GTGGGAGATGATCAGATCGATGTGCATGGAACCGCCCGGCTTCTTGTGGCGCCCTCGTCAGCACCACACATTCATTACATCTGTGCTGGTTCACACGTACAATGGACTTTCGCCGCACGATGGGGCGGCGTGATTGTGAAATTATCCAATCTGAGGGTCGAAGAGGATGTTGCCATGGGCACGGATGCCGCCGACTGGACCCGCCTGATCGACCGGCTCGACGAGGCGATTCCTCGGGTGGCCGAGGACTACCTCACGGAGTTCGCTGCACGCGGCCTCTACCCTGTGGGCGCCGTCTCGGATGAGGATCTGCGTGCCACCGCGGAGCAGACACTGCGAATGCTCGTGCACCGGCTCGACGACCGGGGTTCGGGCCAGACAGCGACGGATCTCGTACATTCACTGGGCGAGCGCCGCGCGCGTCAGGGCGTCCCGCTCGACACGCTGACCGAGGCCGTGCGACTGGACCTTCTGGTGATCTGGCGATGGCTGCGGGAGTTCGCCGGCGACAAGTACACGGTGCTGGTCGCGGACCGATTCGAGGTCATCTTCGAAGTGCTCGACCGGTATGTGCTCGAGGTGCAGACCTCGTTCCTGCGCGAGCAGGCGGCGTTGGAGCGTGATTCCCGCCGTGCGACGGAGCGTGATCTGTCACGGTTGTTCAGCAGCATCCCTCCGACCGCATCCGTTGTGGAGCGTGCGGCATCGGCGACGGGGATCGACGCAGCGCAACGACTCGACCTGGCCGTATTCGATGAGCAGAAGTCGGGAGGCGCGCTCGAGCGAATCGAACGTGCCATCGCCTCAGGTGCAGCATGCACATACACATATGACGGGGCGCTATGCGTCTTCTGGCGTCACGATGCACCACCGTTCGACGTCGCGTCGATCCAACCTGTCGGCGGTCTGCTCGTGAAGGAGCTGGACGGACTCGCGCAGGTACCTCTTGTTGCGCGGACGCTGCGTGACGCCTTGCACGCTCTCGGCCCACTCGAGGTGCTCACCCCGTTCGCATCGGCGTGGCCCGCCGTCGTCGCGGACCACATCATGACGGTCTTGCCGTCGTTCATCCCCTCCGCCCTCGCGGGTCTCGACGGCACCGGAGCGTATGAACGGGAACGGCTGGTGACAACAGTGCGTTCGTATATGCAGACCGGGTCGATCAAAGAGACTGCAGAAGCGGTGTTCTGCCATCGGAACACCGTGGTGAACCGGCTGAGCACGTTCACACGGCTCACGGGACTCGATGTCACTGTGCCGGAGCAAGCGGCGCTGGCGCTGGTGGCACTGCAGACGATCCCCGACTGA
- a CDS encoding flavin-containing monooxygenase: MSIDAKTCIDDLFWGVPTEAITETDAELEQIVDGAELPVLLTAIAAATGDLAWLGAGLEPPLPPADLTPHPHGGMTDDQQRRARVLALKGLAALRDERITTVDILPREQVDALLGYLTGGREQWHPHLTHELILAPDKGGAPDWRFEDLADGRDYEVLIVGAGVGGIAAAHRFTQAGVPITVVESSAQLGGTWSKNHYPGVRLDTPTFGYSYSFAQRGDWPHQFAQGHEILEYLTEVAERAGVVERIEFSTTLVSAHWDEAEGFWRAVTRGADGHTQERYFSAIVSAVGQLDRPHIPEFDGLDQYRGIAMHTQEWRDDVDWRGARVAVIGTGASAYQIVPAAMTDGVGELVLFQRSAPWMLPAPNYHEGVSETFAWLQRKVPHYAQWYRLWVILLGIDGRTHTVTAEDDWDGAPLSVSARNQAVRDVLIGRLAAQLDGRPDLLAHAIPNYPPGAKRMLRDNGVWAEALRSDRTTLVTSGIERFTPNGIVDGEGIEHDVDIVVFATGFTPSDYLDGIEVVGRNGVELHDFWGGDARAHACVTVPGFPSLFLVYGPNIGGVAAGSLHFMLERAAEYAVKSVRRVLEEGAAAIDVRPDALDRFAAWVDAGNERMAWGQPYVRSWYKNSHGRVSQIWPYTNADYWDVTQTVRDEDHVFL; the protein is encoded by the coding sequence ATGTCGATAGACGCCAAGACGTGCATCGACGACCTGTTCTGGGGAGTGCCGACCGAGGCGATCACGGAGACAGACGCCGAACTCGAGCAGATCGTCGACGGCGCAGAACTGCCGGTGCTGCTGACCGCCATCGCCGCCGCGACCGGCGACCTCGCGTGGCTCGGCGCCGGCCTCGAACCTCCGCTCCCGCCGGCCGATCTCACCCCGCACCCGCACGGCGGCATGACCGACGACCAGCAGCGGCGCGCCCGTGTGCTCGCGCTCAAGGGCCTCGCAGCGTTGCGCGACGAGCGCATCACGACGGTCGACATCCTCCCCCGTGAACAGGTGGACGCCTTGCTGGGCTACTTGACCGGCGGGCGCGAGCAGTGGCATCCGCATCTGACCCACGAACTGATCCTCGCCCCCGACAAGGGGGGTGCGCCCGACTGGCGATTCGAGGATCTCGCTGACGGGCGCGACTACGAGGTGCTCATCGTGGGCGCGGGTGTCGGCGGCATCGCCGCAGCGCACCGCTTCACTCAAGCCGGTGTGCCGATCACCGTCGTGGAAAGCTCGGCGCAGCTCGGCGGCACCTGGTCGAAGAACCACTACCCGGGCGTGCGCCTGGACACCCCGACGTTCGGTTACTCGTACTCCTTCGCACAGCGCGGCGACTGGCCGCACCAGTTCGCGCAGGGCCACGAGATCCTCGAGTACCTCACAGAGGTCGCCGAGCGCGCGGGAGTCGTCGAGCGGATCGAGTTCTCCACCACGCTGGTGAGCGCCCATTGGGATGAGGCCGAGGGGTTCTGGCGCGCGGTGACGCGCGGTGCGGACGGCCACACCCAGGAGCGGTACTTCTCTGCGATCGTCAGCGCCGTCGGGCAGCTCGACCGTCCGCACATCCCCGAGTTCGACGGGCTCGATCAGTACCGCGGCATCGCGATGCACACCCAGGAGTGGCGGGATGACGTCGACTGGCGCGGTGCGAGGGTCGCGGTCATCGGCACCGGCGCGAGCGCCTACCAGATCGTGCCGGCGGCGATGACCGACGGCGTCGGTGAGCTGGTGCTCTTTCAGCGCAGCGCGCCGTGGATGCTGCCCGCCCCGAACTACCACGAGGGTGTCAGCGAGACGTTCGCATGGCTGCAGCGGAAGGTGCCGCACTATGCGCAGTGGTATCGGCTCTGGGTCATCCTGCTCGGCATCGACGGCCGTACGCACACGGTGACCGCGGAGGATGACTGGGACGGCGCGCCGCTCAGCGTCTCAGCGCGGAATCAGGCGGTGCGCGACGTGCTCATCGGTCGCCTCGCGGCGCAGCTCGACGGACGACCCGACCTGCTCGCCCACGCGATCCCGAACTACCCTCCGGGGGCCAAGCGCATGCTGCGCGACAACGGCGTCTGGGCCGAAGCCCTGCGCTCGGATCGCACCACGCTGGTCACGAGCGGGATCGAACGCTTCACACCGAATGGCATCGTGGATGGCGAGGGCATCGAACACGACGTCGACATCGTCGTCTTCGCGACGGGTTTCACACCGTCCGACTATCTTGACGGCATCGAGGTCGTGGGGCGCAACGGCGTCGAACTCCACGACTTCTGGGGCGGCGATGCCCGCGCTCACGCCTGCGTGACCGTGCCCGGCTTTCCGAGCCTGTTCCTGGTCTACGGGCCCAATATCGGCGGGGTGGCCGCCGGCAGCCTGCACTTCATGCTCGAGCGCGCTGCGGAGTATGCCGTGAAGTCCGTGCGTCGCGTGCTCGAGGAGGGTGCTGCGGCGATCGATGTGCGCCCCGACGCACTGGACCGATTCGCTGCCTGGGTCGATGCGGGCAACGAGCGGATGGCGTGGGGGCAGCCATACGTGCGCAGCTGGTATAAGAACAGCCACGGCCGTGTCTCCCAGATCTGGCCGTACACGAACGCGGACTACTGGGATGTGACCCAGACCGTGCGCGATGAGGACCACGTCTTCCTCTGA
- a CDS encoding fumarylacetoacetate hydrolase family protein, protein MKFARFTVAGGRPQLGVLDGDVYRVVDGRSDLLPLLDLGVDALKEEGAAALENGAAVEAASVTHLSPVATPPTFRDFYAFEQHVRTGRRWRGLEMDPLWYEIPVFYFSNPYAFRGDGDVRMTPGSAAFDFELEVAAVLGAGGADLTAEEGEEAVAGYAILNDWSGRDVQRREMTLSMGPVKGKDTTTSLGPWFVTKDELEPYRTATGFDLAMTCSVNGVEYSRARWSDVYFSFGEMVSYASRGTEVRPGDVIGSGTCGTGCINELSQTHGADKFPFLKPGDEVVAAIEGLGSLRSTIVASPDPILFR, encoded by the coding sequence ATGAAGTTCGCACGTTTCACAGTGGCCGGTGGCCGGCCGCAGCTCGGAGTGCTCGACGGCGACGTCTACCGCGTCGTCGATGGCCGCTCCGATCTGCTGCCTCTGCTCGACCTGGGTGTCGACGCGCTGAAGGAAGAGGGGGCGGCGGCGCTCGAGAACGGCGCCGCGGTCGAGGCCGCGTCGGTGACGCACCTGTCGCCTGTCGCCACGCCGCCGACGTTCCGCGACTTCTATGCGTTCGAGCAGCACGTGCGCACGGGTCGCCGCTGGCGGGGCCTGGAGATGGACCCGCTCTGGTACGAGATACCGGTGTTCTACTTCTCCAACCCCTACGCCTTCCGCGGTGACGGCGATGTGCGGATGACGCCGGGCTCGGCCGCGTTCGACTTCGAGCTCGAGGTCGCCGCCGTGCTCGGCGCCGGCGGTGCCGACCTGACCGCCGAAGAGGGAGAAGAGGCCGTCGCCGGGTACGCGATCCTCAACGACTGGAGCGGACGGGACGTGCAGCGTCGCGAGATGACCCTGTCGATGGGCCCGGTGAAGGGCAAAGACACCACGACCTCGCTCGGCCCGTGGTTCGTCACGAAAGACGAGCTCGAGCCCTACCGCACCGCGACGGGGTTCGATCTGGCGATGACCTGCTCGGTGAACGGCGTCGAGTATTCGCGTGCCCGCTGGTCGGATGTGTACTTCTCTTTCGGCGAGATGGTGTCGTATGCGAGCCGGGGAACCGAGGTGCGCCCGGGAGACGTGATCGGCTCGGGCACGTGCGGCACCGGCTGCATCAACGAGCTCAGCCAGACGCACGGCGCCGACAAGTTCCCGTTCCTGAAGCCGGGCGACGAAGTCGTCGCCGCGATCGAGGGGCTGGGATCGCTGCGTTCCACGATCGTGGCGAGTCCCGATCCGATCCTGTTCCGCTGA
- a CDS encoding MFS transporter, which yields MTEISQQSRTTTSSPAGLRRVVLAAIVGTAIEWYDFFLYATAAGLIFASLFFAPAGEGFGTILAFFTVGISFLFRPLGAFLAGHLGDRYGRKLVLMLTLILMGVSTTLIGLLPTYGQIGMLAPILLVLLRVLQGISAGGEWGGAALLAVEHAPRARRGIFGASPQIGVPIGLLLSSGSLALMTAIAPGDAFLQWGWRVPFLFSVLLIGVGVYIRRRVEETPVFEAMVAVKARAKAPIAQLFRKHWRVLVLTGLVPVGSHAAGYMTTGGYIQRYATDPAGPVGLPTGQVLSAVTASAVTWLIFTLVGGWLTDRIGRKRTFLLAWVLLFVAVIVAFPLVNTGNIGLLFLGLVFLTVGLGLANAPLSTVFAEAFPSSVRFSGVSIAYAISAIVGGAFAPTIATALVQATGSTWSVSIYLLVMIAISVTAIICLRDRTGIDLGPQNDEER from the coding sequence GTGACCGAAATCTCCCAGCAATCACGCACCACCACTTCCAGTCCCGCCGGCCTGCGACGGGTCGTCCTGGCCGCAATCGTGGGCACCGCCATCGAGTGGTACGACTTCTTTCTCTACGCAACGGCTGCGGGCCTCATCTTCGCGTCGCTGTTCTTCGCTCCCGCGGGTGAAGGATTCGGCACGATCCTGGCGTTCTTCACCGTCGGCATCAGCTTCCTCTTCCGGCCCTTGGGCGCCTTCCTCGCCGGGCACTTGGGCGACCGCTACGGCCGCAAGCTCGTCCTGATGCTGACGCTGATCCTGATGGGTGTCTCCACGACGCTCATCGGACTGCTCCCGACCTACGGACAGATCGGCATGCTCGCGCCGATCCTCCTCGTCCTGCTCCGAGTGCTCCAGGGCATCTCGGCCGGCGGAGAATGGGGCGGCGCCGCGCTGCTGGCCGTAGAGCACGCACCGCGCGCTCGCCGCGGCATCTTCGGGGCCAGCCCGCAGATCGGTGTGCCGATCGGGCTTCTGCTCTCGTCGGGATCGCTCGCGTTGATGACCGCGATCGCGCCGGGTGACGCGTTCCTCCAGTGGGGCTGGCGTGTGCCATTCCTCTTCTCGGTTCTGCTCATCGGCGTGGGCGTCTACATCCGCCGCCGTGTCGAAGAGACCCCGGTCTTCGAGGCAATGGTCGCCGTCAAGGCTCGCGCCAAGGCGCCGATCGCGCAGCTGTTCCGCAAGCACTGGCGCGTGCTGGTCCTCACCGGCTTGGTGCCCGTCGGCAGCCACGCGGCCGGTTACATGACGACAGGCGGCTACATTCAGCGGTACGCGACCGACCCCGCCGGCCCGGTCGGCCTGCCCACCGGGCAGGTGCTCAGCGCCGTCACCGCATCGGCTGTCACCTGGCTGATCTTCACCCTCGTCGGCGGCTGGCTCACGGACCGCATCGGACGCAAGCGCACGTTCCTGCTCGCATGGGTCCTGCTGTTCGTGGCGGTGATCGTCGCGTTCCCGCTCGTGAACACCGGCAACATCGGACTCCTTTTCCTCGGCCTCGTGTTCCTCACCGTCGGGCTCGGCCTCGCCAACGCCCCGCTGTCGACGGTCTTCGCCGAAGCCTTTCCGAGCTCGGTGAGATTCTCGGGCGTCTCGATCGCCTATGCGATCAGCGCGATCGTGGGCGGGGCCTTCGCTCCGACCATTGCGACCGCGCTCGTCCAAGCGACCGGATCGACGTGGTCGGTCTCCATCTACCTGCTGGTGATGATCGCGATCTCTGTCACCGCGATCATCTGCCTGCGCGACCGCACGGGCATCGACCTCGGCCCGCAGAATGACGAGGAGCGCTGA